GAGATCACAAGGGTAACCGTGCGGGAGATCGACATGAACATGGTGAAGGGGATCGCGAGCATCATCATCGACGACTGCTTCGTGGTGCACGACCTCAGGGTGGTGGACGGCGACCGTGGGTTTTTCGTGGCCATGCCATCGCGCAAGCTGCCGAACGGTGACTTCAAGGACATAGCGCATCCGCTCAACGCGGAGACGCGGGATAAGATCCAGAGGGCGGTACTCAACGAGTTCTTCAGGATGAAGAGGGAGAAGGGCGAGGAGATAGGGGATTCGGGAGAGGTCTGACCGCTCGGCTTGTCGCTGGGGCGTGGCCAAGCGGTAAGGCAGCGGCCTTTGGAGCCGCGACCGTAGGTTCGAATCCTACCGCCCCAGCCAGGAGAAACGGGGGCGCAAGCCCCCTTCTTCGCGTTGCGGGAAGCGATGCCGCTCGGCGGCCTCCGCGTTTTCATCCTGCGGGAACGGTGCGGGCTCCCGGCCCGCTTTCGCAGCGGCGCGGCCCGCGACGTTCGAGC
The genomic region above belongs to Actinomycetota bacterium and contains:
- the spoVG gene encoding septation regulator SpoVG, coding for MEITRVTVREIDMNMVKGIASIIIDDCFVVHDLRVVDGDRGFFVAMPSRKLPNGDFKDIAHPLNAETRDKIQRAVLNEFFRMKREKGEEIGDSGEV